In the genome of Staphylococcus durrellii, one region contains:
- a CDS encoding SDR family oxidoreductase, with the protein MKQFENLNIVITGATGVIGSTFVKALVEQGANVGILGRSEDKIVNLQQQIDADHKQSVGLVADVLNKKALEQAKKTFNQTFGQIDVLINGAGGNNPNATTDDEMYDENSEKSFFDLTEDGVDQVFKLNYTGTFLPSQVFGQDVVTSEQGTIINISSMNAFTPLTKIPAYSGAKASVSNFTQWLSTYFAGQIRVNAIAPGFFETAQNKGLLRNDDGSYSERANKILSQTPMQRFGEPEELLGTLYWLMDNKQSGFVTGVVVPVDGGFNAYSGV; encoded by the coding sequence ATGAAACAATTTGAAAATTTAAACATAGTGATAACCGGTGCTACAGGCGTTATTGGTTCAACATTTGTCAAAGCATTAGTAGAACAAGGCGCTAATGTAGGTATATTAGGACGTTCTGAGGACAAAATTGTTAACTTGCAACAACAAATAGACGCAGACCATAAACAAAGTGTTGGCTTAGTAGCGGATGTATTAAATAAAAAAGCTTTAGAACAAGCTAAAAAGACATTTAATCAAACATTTGGTCAAATTGATGTCTTGATTAATGGGGCAGGCGGTAACAATCCAAATGCTACAACTGATGACGAAATGTATGATGAAAACAGTGAAAAATCTTTCTTTGATTTAACTGAAGACGGTGTTGATCAAGTATTCAAGTTAAATTACACAGGTACATTTTTACCTTCACAAGTCTTTGGTCAAGATGTCGTGACGTCTGAACAAGGTACAATTATTAATATTTCATCAATGAATGCATTTACTCCATTAACTAAAATACCAGCATATAGTGGTGCAAAAGCTTCTGTAAGTAACTTTACACAATGGTTAAGTACTTACTTTGCAGGTCAAATCCGAGTAAATGCAATAGCGCCAGGCTTTTTTGAAACTGCACAAAATAAAGGTTTATTAAGAAATGACGACGGTTCTTATTCTGAAAGAGCGAATAAAATTTTATCACAAACGCCTATGCAACGCTTTGGCGAGCCAGAAGAATTATTAGGTACTTTATATTGGTTAATGGATAATAAACAAAGTGGTTTTGTAACAGGTGTTGTTGTGCCAGTTGATGGTGGATTTAATGCTTATTCAGGTGTT
- a CDS encoding mannonate dehydratase — MELSFRWYGKDDPVTLQQIKQIPDMKHIVSAIYDVPVGEVWTSERIADLKATIEAEGLKFEVVESLPVHENIKLGVSNRDEVIENYKTSLINLANNGIKTVTYNFMPVFDWTRSQLDYELEDGSNTLIYKHDQIKDIDPLTTDLNLPGWDESYSREEMNQLILDYRETSEEQLWENLEYFLERVLPTAIEHDVDLAIHPDDPPWPIFGIPRIIKNKDSYERLLSINNSKNNGICFCTGSLGSLAENDLPAIIRTFGDHIHFMHMRNVKRIGEYSFLETGHLSKNGSVDMKAVVEALVDIDFKGTIRPDHGRMIWGETGKAGYGLYDRALGATYINGLIEGVRK; from the coding sequence ATGGAATTATCTTTTAGATGGTACGGCAAAGACGATCCAGTAACATTACAACAAATTAAACAAATTCCTGATATGAAACATATTGTTTCGGCCATTTATGATGTGCCGGTAGGTGAAGTTTGGACGAGTGAACGTATTGCTGACTTAAAAGCTACCATTGAAGCTGAAGGGCTAAAGTTTGAAGTAGTAGAAAGTTTACCCGTACATGAAAATATTAAATTAGGAGTAAGTAATAGAGATGAAGTTATCGAAAATTACAAAACGTCACTTATTAATTTAGCTAACAATGGTATTAAAACTGTAACTTATAATTTTATGCCGGTATTTGATTGGACACGTTCACAATTAGATTATGAACTTGAAGACGGCTCTAATACTTTGATTTATAAACACGATCAAATTAAAGATATCGATCCTTTAACAACTGATTTAAATTTGCCAGGGTGGGACGAGAGTTACTCTCGTGAAGAAATGAATCAATTAATTTTAGACTATCGTGAGACTTCAGAAGAACAATTATGGGAAAACTTAGAGTACTTTTTAGAACGTGTGTTACCGACGGCAATTGAACATGACGTTGATCTTGCGATACATCCGGATGATCCGCCTTGGCCAATTTTTGGTATTCCAAGAATTATTAAGAATAAAGATAGTTATGAACGTTTATTATCTATCAATAATAGTAAAAATAACGGCATATGTTTCTGTACAGGTTCGTTAGGGTCACTAGCTGAAAATGACTTGCCGGCAATAATCAGAACTTTTGGAGACCATATTCACTTTATGCATATGCGTAACGTTAAACGTATCGGTGAGTATTCGTTTTTAGAAACTGGACACTTATCTAAAAATGGTTCGGTGGACATGAAAGCCGTAGTGGAAGCATTAGTAGACATTGATTTTAAAGGCACAATCAGACCCGATCATGGACGTATGATTTGGGGAGAAACAGGTAAGGCAGGATATGGCTTATATGACCGTGCCTTAGGTGCAACTTATATTAATGGCTTAATCGAAGGGGTGCGCAAATAA
- the uxaC gene encoding glucuronate isomerase gives MTLINDNFLLNNKTAEKLYQKVKNIPIIDFHCHIDAKEIYDNKNYDNITQLWLAGDHYKWRLMRADGINESFITGSATDFDKFKAFMHMLPYSIMNPMYHWCALELKRYFNETTNFDDVDIKKLYDALNKKLNKPSHTPQALIEKSNVSVVCTTDDPCDDLKYHRLLNEDKKVNFKVCPTFRPDSYVFLSKDTVTAKVEQLKKNVDCNINDLTSYISALKERIYYFDRNGALSSDQSFEKTPCVNVDAEEAAKLFEKVLNGGVIEEAEQYELAGFIMNELSKVYKELSWVVQFHLGPTRNNNAKMHQQVGADSGFDSVGDQLSAKRLNAFLNHLELNNALSDTIIYPNNGQDHLMVQATAGNFTNSEHRVQLGAAWWFNDTKEGMEQHLIDYANVGLLPNFVGMLTDSRSMTSYTRHEYFRRILCNLLGDRIEKGEIALSNKTIEQILKDICFNNALKLFKIDGIKEV, from the coding sequence ATGACACTCATTAATGATAATTTTTTACTTAATAATAAAACAGCTGAGAAACTTTACCAAAAGGTTAAAAATATACCTATTATCGATTTTCATTGTCATATAGATGCTAAAGAGATTTATGACAATAAAAACTATGACAATATAACGCAATTATGGTTAGCTGGAGACCATTATAAATGGAGACTTATGCGTGCTGATGGCATAAACGAATCATTTATTACTGGTAGTGCAACGGACTTTGATAAATTTAAAGCATTTATGCATATGTTGCCTTATTCAATTATGAATCCTATGTATCACTGGTGCGCATTAGAATTAAAACGTTATTTTAATGAGACGACTAATTTTGATGATGTCGATATTAAAAAATTATATGATGCGTTAAACAAAAAATTAAATAAACCATCTCATACACCACAAGCATTAATTGAAAAAAGCAATGTATCAGTAGTGTGCACAACCGATGATCCGTGTGACGACTTAAAATATCATCGATTATTAAATGAGGACAAAAAAGTTAACTTTAAAGTATGCCCAACGTTTAGACCAGATAGTTATGTGTTCCTAAGTAAAGACACAGTCACTGCAAAAGTTGAGCAGTTAAAAAAGAATGTCGATTGTAATATTAATGATCTAACAAGCTATATTTCAGCATTGAAAGAACGTATATATTATTTTGACAGAAATGGTGCTTTAAGTTCGGATCAAAGTTTTGAAAAGACACCATGTGTCAATGTTGATGCAGAGGAAGCGGCCAAATTATTTGAAAAAGTGTTAAATGGTGGCGTTATCGAAGAAGCAGAACAATACGAGTTAGCTGGTTTTATTATGAATGAATTATCAAAAGTTTATAAAGAATTAAGTTGGGTCGTGCAATTCCACTTAGGTCCAACACGTAACAACAATGCAAAAATGCACCAACAAGTTGGAGCCGATAGCGGTTTCGATAGTGTAGGCGATCAATTGAGTGCAAAACGCTTAAACGCATTTCTTAATCATTTAGAATTAAATAATGCATTATCAGACACTATTATTTATCCAAATAATGGTCAAGATCATTTAATGGTGCAAGCCACTGCTGGTAACTTTACGAATAGTGAACATCGCGTTCAATTAGGGGCAGCATGGTGGTTTAACGATACTAAAGAAGGCATGGAACAACACTTAATAGATTATGCGAACGTCGGTCTATTACCAAACTTTGTAGGTATGTTAACAGATTCAAGAAGCATGACTTCCTACACTAGACATGAATACTTCAGACGTATTTTATGTAATTTATTAGGCGACAGAATTGAAAAAGGTGAAATTGCCTTAAGTAATAAAACAATTGAACAAATACTGAAAGATATTTGTTTCAATAATGCATTAAAACTATTCAAAATCGATGGGATTAAGGAGGTCTAA
- a CDS encoding sugar kinase, with the protein MTIYGLGEVLLRLTPPNYEQLKNTRSLNIQTGGAELNTLVTLAGFRQNTAMLTTLPQDNLKDLVEQTMRSANVSTKFIDHTEGRLSTYYMEEGFGYRSGQVIYDRDHSAFAINGYEQIQQIDFSDQDYLILTGITLAVNTQIRDNIVDILTKLKEQGVKLVFDINYRNNLWSKDEAIPVIKSVLPFVNILLFGKKDATHLLSTNQEDEDIEACARTIQAQYNIPVIASSNRDIEQSTLQGIMLIQDNFITSPKYQYTVLNRIGAGDAFTAGIIHGLLQQWDLAEVIDFATKCSVLQHTTNEDSLSIEEQDILNLSSNVGELKR; encoded by the coding sequence ATGACTATCTATGGCTTAGGGGAAGTCTTGCTACGCTTAACGCCACCGAATTACGAACAACTGAAAAATACACGTTCATTAAATATACAAACGGGTGGTGCAGAATTAAATACACTCGTGACGTTAGCTGGATTTAGGCAAAATACTGCTATGTTAACAACATTACCACAAGATAATTTAAAAGATTTAGTAGAACAAACGATGCGCAGTGCAAATGTGAGCACCAAATTTATCGACCATACTGAAGGTCGTTTAAGTACTTACTATATGGAAGAAGGTTTTGGTTATAGAAGCGGTCAAGTTATTTATGATCGTGACCATTCAGCATTTGCTATAAACGGCTATGAACAGATACAACAAATTGACTTTAGTGATCAAGACTATTTGATATTGACAGGTATTACACTTGCAGTAAATACCCAGATAAGAGATAACATTGTAGATATATTAACCAAACTTAAAGAACAAGGTGTTAAATTAGTATTTGATATAAATTATAGAAATAATTTATGGTCTAAAGACGAAGCGATACCTGTAATTAAATCAGTATTACCTTTTGTAAATATATTACTTTTTGGGAAAAAGGACGCTACACATTTATTATCAACAAATCAAGAAGATGAAGATATTGAAGCATGTGCCAGAACGATACAAGCTCAGTACAATATACCGGTTATAGCTTCCAGCAACAGAGATATAGAACAAAGTACATTGCAAGGTATCATGCTAATTCAAGATAACTTTATAACAAGTCCGAAATATCAATATACCGTACTCAATCGTATCGGTGCTGGCGATGCATTTACGGCAGGCATTATCCATGGGTTGCTTCAACAATGGGACTTAGCAGAAGTTATCGATTTTGCAACAAAATGTTCCGTACTTCAACATACAACCAATGAAGATTCATTAAGCATTGAAGAACAAGATATTTTAAATTTATCCTCCAATGTTGGCGAATTAAAACGATAG
- the eda gene encoding bifunctional 4-hydroxy-2-oxoglutarate aldolase/2-dehydro-3-deoxy-phosphogluconate aldolase, giving the protein MNSTETMNKINSSKHIAVIRTDDKQDFIDIANIIIEKGLDVIEVTLTTPQAMDIITTLSKNDNALIGAGTVLDSVSARVAILNGAKFIVSPSFDKETAKVANLYDVPYVPGVMTVKEMIEAMEYGCKVLKLFPATQFTPSSIKDFRGPLPTTEFIPTGGVGKQNHREWLDAGSFAVGIGSEITKVYQQDGADGLKQYVSELKGGE; this is encoded by the coding sequence ATGAATTCGACAGAGACAATGAACAAAATTAATAGCTCTAAACACATAGCTGTTATAAGAACAGACGATAAACAGGATTTTATTGATATCGCCAATATAATTATAGAAAAAGGGTTAGATGTCATAGAAGTAACGCTAACTACGCCTCAAGCAATGGATATTATAACAACGTTGTCTAAAAATGATAACGCACTTATAGGGGCAGGTACTGTACTTGATAGTGTATCGGCAAGGGTGGCTATTTTAAATGGTGCGAAATTTATAGTTAGTCCCTCGTTTGATAAAGAAACGGCAAAAGTTGCCAACTTATATGATGTACCTTATGTACCCGGAGTGATGACGGTAAAAGAAATGATAGAAGCAATGGAATACGGTTGCAAAGTGCTCAAACTATTTCCTGCGACACAGTTTACACCTTCATCAATAAAAGATTTTAGAGGTCCTTTACCTACAACAGAATTTATTCCTACAGGTGGTGTTGGTAAGCAAAATCATCGAGAATGGTTAGACGCCGGCAGTTTTGCGGTAGGCATCGGTAGTGAAATTACGAAAGTATACCAACAAGATGGAGCTGACGGTCTAAAACAATATGTAAGTGAACTTAAAGGTGGTGAGTGA
- a CDS encoding LacI family DNA-binding transcriptional regulator, whose protein sequence is MAVTLKDVAKACGVSYSTVSKALKNSPLVKPNTKAYIQQKAAEMNYIPNHSARALVSKRSNTIGLIWPSVDRVAVTHLVSEINQALKLSGYAMILSIDGIDVASKKFLEFGCDGIIIFDEGPSTNLSPEVYQNIPVVAYGVDRDIDYPIINVNHYKAMIMAIESLLAKGVTQIDYIGDINTSDSRQIAKKNAIVDYCQQHHIYYRIIDSHGLSALEAESAVKQFYAQNELAPGIICGSYDITLGTLNAIDLDYNQPIIYSYDNIPHITKLNYPVHAIGVPTTEIANKVVEVLNQVITNGSIENVYNLEPHLNEK, encoded by the coding sequence ATGGCTGTTACACTCAAAGATGTTGCAAAAGCCTGTGGTGTGAGTTATTCAACCGTCAGTAAAGCATTAAAAAATTCACCACTTGTAAAACCAAATACTAAAGCATATATACAACAAAAAGCTGCCGAGATGAATTATATCCCTAATCATTCTGCTCGTGCACTCGTTTCTAAACGCAGCAATACTATCGGACTTATTTGGCCATCCGTAGATCGTGTTGCCGTCACCCATTTAGTTTCCGAAATTAATCAAGCCTTAAAGCTATCAGGTTATGCCATGATATTGTCAATCGATGGTATAGATGTTGCCTCAAAAAAATTTCTTGAGTTCGGCTGTGATGGCATAATTATTTTTGACGAAGGTCCTAGCACTAATTTGTCGCCAGAAGTGTATCAAAATATTCCGGTTGTTGCTTATGGTGTTGATAGAGATATTGACTATCCTATTATTAATGTCAATCACTATAAAGCTATGATTATGGCCATAGAATCTTTACTCGCTAAAGGCGTAACACAAATAGACTATATTGGAGACATTAACACCTCTGATTCGAGACAAATTGCCAAAAAAAATGCAATCGTCGATTACTGTCAGCAGCATCATATATATTATCGTATAATTGACTCTCATGGCTTGTCAGCATTAGAAGCAGAATCAGCTGTAAAACAGTTTTATGCTCAAAATGAACTGGCGCCAGGCATTATTTGTGGGAGTTATGATATCACATTAGGCACATTAAACGCGATAGACTTAGATTACAATCAACCAATTATTTACTCTTATGACAACATTCCTCATATTACTAAATTAAATTACCCAGTACATGCTATTGGTGTACCTACTACAGAAATTGCAAATAAAGTCGTAGAAGTTTTAAACCAAGTTATTACAAACGGTTCTATAGAAAATGTTTATAATTTAGAACCCCATTTAAACGAAAAATGA
- a CDS encoding GntT/GntP/DsdX family permease, with protein sequence MAIQDYRLLIITVISILLLIFLITSKLRFHPLLALLLTAIFVGFAAGLDIGKIVDSIEQGAGSTLGETGVTIALGAMLGKILSDTGASDKIASTILSNASYKQLPWLMALAAFIIGIPMFFEVGLIMLLPLIFTIAKKLEEQHDFKGSTYVAIGVPVIAALATMHGMVPPHPGPLISINQFKANIGITMIYGIICAIPTIIIAGPLYGKFITPRLSVKPNQDLLAQYATTEKAKNERPVSTFLAFSTILVPVVMMLLHAIAGIFFEEHTLQYKTFEFLGSPIIAMFIGVLYALITLGYLRHTDAKKLRDSLGASLKPIAGIMLIIAGGGAFGQVLEDSGVGKAIVHLADNFSLSAILMGWLVAALLSISTGSATVGIVGATNLLYPLLQSDPSINKELLTVAIGSGSLFFNYVNHGGFWLVKESFGMSMGETFKTITIVQSIVGICGLVMTLLLNYIIHLF encoded by the coding sequence ATGGCAATTCAAGACTATAGATTACTTATCATCACGGTTATTAGTATTTTATTACTTATCTTCCTGATTACATCTAAATTACGATTCCATCCGTTGCTTGCCTTGTTATTAACAGCAATATTCGTTGGATTTGCGGCAGGTTTAGATATAGGGAAAATTGTTGATTCTATTGAGCAAGGTGCCGGATCTACACTTGGTGAGACGGGTGTCACAATAGCATTAGGAGCAATGTTAGGTAAAATTTTATCTGATACAGGCGCAAGCGACAAAATTGCTTCGACGATATTAAGTAATGCATCATATAAACAATTACCATGGTTAATGGCACTAGCGGCATTCATTATAGGTATTCCAATGTTCTTTGAAGTTGGATTAATTATGTTACTCCCACTTATTTTTACAATAGCTAAGAAATTAGAAGAACAACATGATTTTAAAGGGTCTACATACGTTGCTATAGGCGTACCTGTAATTGCAGCATTAGCAACGATGCACGGTATGGTACCGCCTCATCCAGGACCATTAATTTCAATTAATCAGTTTAAAGCAAATATCGGTATTACGATGATTTATGGCATAATCTGTGCAATACCAACGATTATTATTGCAGGACCACTTTACGGCAAATTTATTACGCCAAGATTGTCAGTAAAACCCAATCAAGATTTATTGGCACAATATGCTACGACTGAAAAAGCTAAAAATGAACGACCAGTATCAACATTTTTAGCTTTTTCTACTATTTTAGTTCCTGTAGTTATGATGTTACTTCATGCTATAGCTGGTATTTTTTTCGAAGAGCATACTTTGCAATATAAGACTTTTGAATTTCTAGGAAGTCCTATTATAGCTATGTTCATAGGTGTTTTGTATGCCTTAATAACACTTGGCTATTTACGTCACACGGATGCTAAAAAATTAAGAGATTCACTAGGCGCTAGTTTAAAACCAATTGCAGGCATTATGCTAATTATTGCAGGAGGCGGAGCCTTTGGACAAGTATTAGAAGATTCTGGTGTTGGTAAGGCTATCGTGCACTTAGCTGATAACTTCTCATTATCCGCAATACTTATGGGGTGGCTTGTAGCCGCACTACTATCAATCTCTACAGGCTCGGCAACAGTAGGTATAGTGGGGGCCACAAATTTACTTTATCCGTTATTACAATCTGATCCTTCTATTAACAAAGAATTACTAACAGTTGCTATTGGTTCCGGTTCACTATTTTTTAACTATGTTAATCATGGTGGCTTTTGGTTAGTAAAAGAATCCTTTGGTATGTCAATGGGTGAAACGTTTAAAACGATTACCATCGTACAATCAATCGTAGGAATATGTGGCCTCGTTATGACGTTACTATTAAATTATATTATTCATTTGTTTTAA